Below is a window of Solanum stenotomum isolate F172 chromosome 7, ASM1918654v1, whole genome shotgun sequence DNA.
TGTATCCATATAATTTCAGAGCAAGTAGCTGACATTGATCTATATTTTGCCTCCGATGatgattttgaaattcttgGTAGCTTCTTGCACTTCCATGAGACAAGTGATGATCCGATTAACATACACCATCATGTCATAGACTTTCGTGAATTTGGATAACCTACCCAATCTGCATCTGCATACCCTTTGAGATTTTGAGATGATGTTGAATGAAAGAAAAGACCTCGATTAATTGTACTCCGAACATAGAGAATGATTCTGAGGAGGGAAGAAAAATGATGCTGGCAAGGATTTGTAACAAATTGGCTCAAGACTTGAACTGGATAAGAGACGTCAGGTCTTGTTATTATCAAATAAATTAGACAACCAATGAGCCTCCTGTACAATGTTGGTTCTACAAGTCATTTTTGTACTTCACATTGATCTTCATAGGTTTGTGAGCTACCTTCTGATCACTTAGACATGCTTGTGTGACAATATCCTTTGCGTACTTCCTTTGGTTTAGCATGATACCATCCTGCAAATATTCAACCTCCAACCCCAAAAAAATAAGTTAACTTGCCAAGGTCCTTCATTTTGAAAGTTACATTAAGAAGATTCTTGAGTTGTACAATTCCATTCTCATCTTTGCCAGTTATAAtcatatcatccacatacaaATGTAAAATTGTCATACTAGTATTAAAGTGccggatgaataatgaataatcAGAAACACATTGAGAAAATCTAGCATTCATGATGGTAGATCGAAGCTTCTCAAACCGTGCACGTGGTGCTTGCTTGAGACCATAAAGAGATTTCCGAAGATGACAAACCATATCAGGTTGAGCTTGGTTGTACCCTGGGGGAGGCCTCATGTATATAACCTCATGTATTTCACCATGCAAAAATGCatttttcacatccatttgataaaGTTTCCACCATTTGATGGATGTTATAGTGAGCAACACACGAATTGTAGTCATCTTTACAATAGGAGCAAAAGTCTCCTCATAGTCCAAACCATATTCTTATTTATATCCTTGAGCTATTAGTCAAGCTTTCTCCCTCTCCAATGTGCCATTAGACTTCATTTTCACAGAATAAATCCATTTGCTCCTAATAACAAAAACTTCAGCCGGTGTAGATATCAAATCCCATGTATGATTTCCTTCTAAAGTCTAAAGTTCCTCTTCCATTGCCTTTATTCGGCATTCATGACTTGATGCATGTTGGTAAGTAGTTGGGACAAAAATAGAATTCAAAGTAGCAAGTAAGGCATACGATCGACTGTATCTACCTGGAAGAGTATCCATATCGATCTAGGGCAGATATTTTACGTTCAGAGTGACGGAGAGAAGGAATGGAAAAATTTATTTGGTCACTTGGTACAGGTTCACCATCAGAATAATCATTGTTGTCAAATGAGTCAATGAAAGTGGTATTCAATAAATTATGTGACAAAGTACTATTACCTGAATTATCCGTAGGAAATGTATTTGATTCACTTAGGATCATCAGTAATGCCATTAGGGTCTTCATTGGGAGATGTCGGATTTTGTACCTACTGATTCTCAAACTTGTACAGAAAGGAGACAGAGCCTGATTTTGTTAAAGAGGTAATAGGGTAAGCAAACAGATGCTCAAAGAAAATTACATGTCTGGAAACAAGCAATTGTCGTCTCGAAGAATCATGACAAAGATAGTCCTTTTGAACAtcataataacccaaaaaaaaCACACCTCACAGCTTTAGCAGATAATTTATGATGTTCATGCCTAGGTAAATGGAcaaaaaaaacacaaccaagAACTTTTAGATGAGAATAATCAGGGAGTTTATCAAAAAGAACAGAATATGGACTATCATATTTGTTAATGGTAATGGtgtgtctatttatttaatagacAGAAGTTTGGATGGCTTCAACCCAAAATATTTTAGGAACATTTGATGTATCAAAAAGAGCTAATGTGGTTTCCAGAACatgtctattttttctttctacaACCCCATTTTGCTCAGGTGTGTATGGACTAAGAGTGTTGCGAAGTAATGCCTCtctctttaaaaaaatctatgaaTTTTGACTTTATGTATTCCCCATCTTAATCAGATCGAAATTTTTTAATTCGTTTATTGAACTGAGTCTCAACATAGGTGACAAATTGTTGTATGATTTTAGGAACATcacttttgttttaaaaaagaacACCCATGTATATTGAGAAACATGATCAATAAACAAGATAAAGTATCGATACCCAATCTAGGTGAAATTGGTGCAGGACCCCATACATcacatgaatcaaatcaaaagtAGAGTTGTATGCAGTAGTATTACAAGGAAAAGGCAGTTTATAACTTTTGGATTTAGCACAATTTTCACAAGGAAATTTTGATTAACAAACCCATGATTTCTTATTCAAATGAAGATAATATTGTAACATGGAAGAAAATTTTTGAGCATGTGGATGTCCAAGACGATGATGCCACAAGTACCACATTTTATTTAAGTTAGCGATGTCTCCTTTACTGGTAGATAGATAACATGCATGGTGAGGTGTTTAAGACATGTACAACTGGAACATTCTCCCAACTTTATTGGTAGATAGATAGCATGCATGGTGAGATGATCACCTTCTCTGTCTCCAGATTCTAAACAACACAACCAATATGTGAGCAAACAACAAGGCAATTTTGTTCCACCAACTGTCCAACCAAAATAAGATTAACAGTAAGTTTAGGGACAAAAAGGACATTAGTGAAGCAAGATGATTTTCCAATCTTAGAGGTAGGTAAAGTATCACCATTGGATTTTCTGATGGAATTGATAAAGAGTGTAAATTATGGATATCTCTTGTCATATGGTTAGATGTGACCGAATCTATATGCCAAACCTTtgaattcttaattaatttcttacCAGGATAGGCAGCATTGAGAGCACTGGAAATAACCCTGGGGAGAGCAGCTGCAACTAAATCTTGTATCATCTTTTGAAGTGCTTTCGGATCCAAAGAAGATGGTGTGATCTCTACTTGACTCACTTAAGCTTCAGACACTTGATACACATTGTCCTCTCTTTGACGCGTGTTTGGCCGTCGATTGCACTCCAAAATTATATGGCCAGGCTTCTTACAATAGTTGCATatgtttcttttcttgcaatgtgACGTAATATGGCCATACTATTTGCACTCAAAGCATTATGGTCCAGACTTTTGAAATGAGCTCTAAGTATATGATTTATGAGTACATTTTGATGTATACATAGCCGCGTCAATTGTGTAGGACGAATCCATGGATGCCAAAGTATTGATGCGCGTCTCCTCACGAATGAGTTCTCCAAAAACTACATCGATGTCCGGAAGAGTTTCTCTATTAAATATGTTAGCTCTAATAGGCTCAAAGTCAAGTCTCAATTTCATGAGAAATTGGACAACTCGAGTCTTCTTCTTCTCGAACTTAACTTCCTTGAGCCTGTGGAAGAAAGGTTTCCTCCAACGCTTTGGTCTTGTTCTGACCAAATTGTCATAAGTCTCGAATAATAAATCTGAATGTCTTTATCTCCCTGTTTGTATTATGAAAGTGTATGCTCCAACTCATAATCCCAAGCATGATTACATTGAGAATATACTTTTTTGAGATGCTTCCACATCTCTACGTCCAAGTTGAACGGACGTAGACTGAGTGCAACATCTGCATGTACATAATTGAGGATCCAAAAAATTACACGAGCATTGTTAGAGTGCCAAACTTGTTTTTCCTTGTCTTCATTTGGCTCAGTTGTTGATCCATCCAGGATTCCAAACAAGCTTGTCCCTTGAACATAGATCCGAAAATGAAATTCCCACATCGGATAATTTTTCCCATCAAATTTGGTAGACAAAATGTCGTGAGAATGTGACTCGAATAGAAAGACAGGAGATATCTGATGATAGAAATCAAACAACAATAAGGATCAAATTAAACTAgtttctgaagaaaaaaaattaggctCTTGATACCATGATAACAATTCAGAAATTAGAGACCAAAAAGAGTAGAAAACTATTTTGTATTTCTATCCTTTACAATTGATAAACTATCCACTTTTTATATACAAAGGTACAAGCATGATTCTATCACAATATCATATCTTATCTTGCATGTACATAATTTGTCCCGAATATTTTAGAATCATATCAGATATTTGGAATCATAACAGATATGATTTGGAATCATAACagatataattttgaatcatatCAGATATGATTTGGAATCATATCAGATGTGATTTGGAATCATAGATGACATGGTCAacagtattgagcaccgatttggGTAAGAGTTAACAACTCAAAACCCATAAATTGTGTCGCTAGCGTAGATAGGtgtaacgacccggaaaatgataggttgaactagagccttgACGTTTGGGTTAGTGTGACTTTAGGAGGATGTGTATACTGTTTTAGAACTTGTTTGAGCAAGGAAGAAGCCTAGGGTGCAAGCAAGCACCTAGACTAGAAAGATAGGGTGAAAGAAGTCTTGTTCTTTGGTGCGCCTTTTGACGATGGGGCTGTTTGGTCACCCAATGGGATGGGAGAGTCGCTCAATGACCCCCTCCCCACTTTCGCCTAGTGGACTTCCCACGTAGTGAGCCTACTGGAAAATTGGACGAACCAAGTGTGCATTTGGTGAATCGCCTAGTGCACTTGGCAAGCCGAAGGTTCCAAAGGGCGAACAAGGTGGATGATCACCAACTAGCTTGGCTTGTCGCTCTTCTCCCCTCCTATCACCTAATGACCAGTCTACTTAGTGAGCTCACTGGAACAAAGGGAGaaccaagggttcacttggcgagtcgcctagtGAACTTGGCAAGCCCAAGTGTCCAATGGGAGAACTAAAACGGGCAAGGGCTGaaattttaagttaagactttgGGGGTCCTTAgctcttttcaaaaattgaccaTACACTATTCTTTTCCTTGGAACTATATAACATTCTTAAGACAtaaattcctttcatttaagtcattccaaatagaatcaaatgAAAGTCTTCCTCTCTCAATAGTTCTCTCTCTagctcaaagaagaagaagaagaggtgaaAGCTAGGGTTTGGTAATTTCAAGGTGgttcttcctcaatttttttggaGAATATTAGTAAAGGTAAGGTGGTCTTaatccttgtctaattttccattaaaggagccaaatccaaagttatttcaaagtatgaaaaatctagggttttactcaatctcatgggctCTTTCCCCAAAcgatttcaaatggtttctaataGCATATATTGATTGtgttgatgtttaattgatgttttatgATGAAAgtactccatgaacccatgattttcCTTCAACTCCTAAAATGTActtttatgaagtgggttttgatgattatgaAGGTTTATAAATGAAACTTGTCTAAAATGCTTTGGGATATTGATTTGCAACATTATGTATGTTCTTCTTATTTTAGATTGAAGGTTTGTTGCTGACTTCTGAGAatggccttgaaagggcaaTTTATGGTTATATTACTTGTGAAATAGAATTGtgtttgaattgttgatccacttgagaggtggaggtgtttacttactatgcaTATTGTGATTATGGCCTCGAAGGCATATAGTGAGTAATTGAACTATGTTCATAATgttgtatatatgaatgtgatgtgaagcaTGTGTGTGATCTAAATGGATGGAAGATGATCATTTTTAGAAGCTaattgtgttaggattgaatATTATATGTCTTTTGACACTTGTAAATGATGGTAATCatgtgaaaggatattctcacatACGCACACACACATGAATAAATGAATGAAgtataatgttaatgaatgttGAGTACTatttgaaaggctattctctattgtactctaatgaatgaaaagacttgttgtgaaaggactttctcacaataaggggattcttagttgaaaggctattgtcatctttgaatctatgagctttccaatgaatgaatgaatgttgggtttgggaTGGATACTCATATGAGTtaaggtggggtatctagtagcaatcccttatcccataataaaataatgtggTGAATGAGATGTACTCCGTGGGGATTAATCCCAAgcatcgagtggatatggaTTGGGATGGGTGCTCATCTCAATTAAGGCGGGGCacctagtagcaatctcttgagatggatgctcatctgagttgaggcggggtatctagaaACAATCTCATTATCTCTTAAACTATGtccccacataggtctagctagtagATCCATTTAAGGCTAAACAAAtgatggtcctaccttaggcaagtaggaatccctttatccggtgagggtgacaccgggattccatttcaagctcacatggtctatgtcggtgaAGGCatacccccacaaagaatgttgTTGAACCATGGCTTCTTAAGGATGTACTACTTAGtataggtggtggaatgggacgCCATTTATGCATTGCGCAAGTAGGCATTTGAGAGAGCTCATGGTGTGTTTCTTATGATGTTAATGAATGAATGGGCTCTTGTGATGATgtgttaatgaagaatgttgagcTAATGTATAAATGAATGAAAGACCTCtaaatgcttaaatgtaaagatgcatgttatacttggattgtattatgagctACTACCTTGCCATGTCTTATTGTATACGTATCTACCTtatctatggtgacttcaaaggggtacttagtgtgagtagtaatatgggatgctacttgcacattgcacaagtatgacttagggttgtcATAGATGTTTGTcctaatgtgatgatgtgattcatgtaaggtttatgtctcttaaatgctttattgtgtaaaggttCTTATCTATTGTAGCTTTGAGGAATACCTAGGTGTGATATGAAAAGGTAGTACGGCTGCCActtcatgtcttacttaggtgtatcttagggtaactttagatagAGGTCCTAAGATGATGAAATGACTCACTTGACGAATATGTTTAGATGTTGTATGTTGGTACTAGTTGAGCATGATTGCTTGTAATGTGAAGCAGGATAAATGGTAAGTTTACCTTTGGTAATCTTAAGGTGGTACCTTAGTGTGGGTAGTGGTATAAGACGCTACCCATACATTGTACAAGCTATAATTggagggttacttaaggtggaaCTCAAGATAAAGGTAAAGGGATGTATGTGATTTCTGTTcaaatgtgaattatgtgactttgtatattggttgtgacttatattatacCTCTTGTATTAATGTTCAtaaagttttacaaaaatggcatTGAAGCATGACTTCCAAATGAAATGTCtattttaagcatgtttttgcatggtcatcatacttagtacatttatGTGTGCTAACCGATATTCTTCATgctttactacaagtgtaggttccgtcAAGTGACCGTTCTCTCTAGTGAAGCTTGGAATAGAGTTCCTTCCAAGACatcttttggtatgtcctcatagttCGAGAACAACACGtttatgtttccttttattcatgtaatagactattAGTAGTcatttcgattgtaaagggccgcATCCCAACTATGTTTTTTGATTGtctctaagatggccatgtgagacttagtctTGTGCTGTGTCTTCTGAAAGATTGTTTAATGAATGTTTTGAATCGTATGGTTTTATTAATTCTGCACTATTTCTATtacctatgcgatgaatgaatgctatgaggcttgtataagaccccttcagGGTCGAGTACGTCGTGTTATGActaggggtgctctcgggtcgtgacaaacatggtatcagagcacaaggttttggGAATGGTTTTAGGGTTGATGTATCAtaagccacatctagtagagtctttttcatcagtgtgagtcgcgacacatctatgagcgagaggctataggacgataGAAAGTTAcccttctttcatattcttgaagtcgtgccttagagtgtGGTTTTATAAGTGTCCTcttcctaatccttctcttgtgtttataggatatgcaTATAAGAAGGGCTAACGAAAAGAGGGCACAAAAGGAGAATGTGAATGTGGAggttccccctcaagctccGCAAGACCCTCAAGCTCCTAATGATGAAGGGGCCATGACTAATGAGGAGATAAGGGCGGATTACCAAACTTTGACCTAACTCATGACGGTTCAAAGTCAAACCGTCACAAATCAAGCTCAAGCATTGATGGCCCAAGCCAACCAAGAAGTTAGACTCCGTGTAGAGCCCAATGTGAGTACCATGGCCTCACGGTTGAGAGATTTCACTAGGATGAACCCTCCTATCTTGTTGGGTTCCAAAATGAATAAAGACCCAcaagagtttttggatgagGTTTATAAGATAGTGCAATCTATGGGGGTCACTGCTATTGAGAAAGCCGAGTTGGCCGGGTATCAATTGAAAAATGTGGCCGAAGTGTGGTACACGCAATGGAAAGACAATAGGCCTTTAAGGGAAGGTCCCATAAGTTGGGAAGTATTTAAGAAGAccttccttgataggttctttccccatAAGAAGAGGGAAGCCAAAGTCGaggagttcatcaaccttcgccaaggaggtatgagtgtccAAGAATACCCCTTGAAATTTACTAAGTTGTCCAAATATGCCCCCTCTTTGGTTTCTGATCTGAGGGAGGAGATGAGCCGCTTTGTCACCGGTGTTTCGGATGTTATTGAACAAGGGTGTCGAGCGGCAATGCTCCATGACAACATGGATATCTCAAATTTGATGGTACATGCTCAACAAGTTGAGCctaggaagaagaatagagaggCAAAAAGGGCAAAACCCGAGGAACAAAGTTAACCAAGGTCCAAAAAGAGTTTCTACAACCAAGAGTCCCCAATGGATAACAATGATAGGATGTCTAACCCCAATGGAAGTGGTTTTTCTTTTTAGAGGCCTAGATGTGACAAGTGTGGGAAGCCACATTTGGGTAAGTGCCTTGCCGGCACGGATGGGTACTTTGGGTGTGGAAAGAAGGGTCATAAGATGAGAGACTGTCCAACAATTTCGGTAAAATGGAGAGAGGCCAAACCAACTTCTCTAGAGCCCGGATCTTAATGCTCCAAGGAAGAATCGTTTATATGTTCTTCAAGAAAACAAGGACAAATGAGCCAATCCGGATGAAGGTACCGGTAAGATATAGACCCTTTTTATTGTGATGAGGTCCTTATGTTGTTTTTGTGTTAGCCTTAGTTAGGTTTTCTCCTtagtgggggatggtatgttgaatagtaaggttgatgagagtgttgatatccttatacctttccttctattcctattcaagcttgagaccaagagttcctagtagcttgtttcatgtgtTGGAGTCTTTTgtgaaaatgagtttccatggtctccctattttatgcatgttctatttgaattcttgttaaatgagaaaatgatttttcataaatgtgttcctcatgttgatatgCATCTATAATGAGTTGCTTAATTATTTCATGAGTTGACTTGTTGAACATCCCTAAATATGCTTTATTGAaaagttgcataatgtgctttatgagaaaaaaattgcttgttgtgcttaatgatgttgtAATTAGCATGTTGAAATTTGGGGGAGGAAgtacctccaatgaaatgaagaaTGTGAAGTTTTGATTGCAAAATGCATTTGTAGACGTAGTACCTACTTTCTTGTCGTGTTTTGAGCTtgttgatgtggagttgatatTTCCTCCTATGCTTATgcatttatattgatgttgcatgcatgattaATAGGTTGTTAGTCTCGACTCGTTCTCCCTTAatgtgttttaagtgtcatttgaggacgaatgttcctcagtgggggataatgtaacgacccggaaaatgataggttgaactagagccttgATGTTTGGGTTAGTGTGACTTTAGGAGGATGTGTAGACTgttttacaacttattttaGCAAGGAAATAGCCTAGGGTACAAGCAAGGATCTAGACTAGCAAGATAGAGTGAAAGAAGTCTTGTTCTTTGGTAGGCCTTTTGGCGATGGGGCTGTTTGGTCACCCAATGGGATGGGCGAGTCGCCCAatgccccccccccccacttCGCCTATTGGACTTCCCACTTAGTGAGCCTACTGGAAAATTGGACGAACCAAGTGTGCATTTGGCGAATCGCCTAGTGCACTTGACAAGCCCAAGGTTCCAAAGGGCGAACTAGGTGCATGATAGCCAACTAGCTTGGTGTGTCGCCCTTCTCCCCTCCTATCGCCCAATAATCAGTCCACTTAGTGAGCTCACTGGAATAAAGGGCggaccaagggttcacttggcaAGCCCAAGCGTCCAATGGGCGAACTAAAACGGGCAAGGGTTGaaattttaagttaagactttgGGGGTCCTTGGCTCTTTTCCAGAATTGACCCTAAACTATTCcattcttttcctagcaacaATATAACGTTCTTAAGACCTAAACTCCTCTTATTTAAGTCATTCCAAATAGTATCAAAAGAAAGTCTTCCTCTCTCAATAGTTCTGTCTCTcgctcaaggaagaagaagaagaggtgaaAGCTAGGGTTTGGTGACTTCAAGGTGGTTGttcctcaaatttcttggagaatcttagtaaaggtatggtggttttgatccttgtctaattttccattcaaggagccaaatccaaagtgatttcaaagtatgaaaaatctagggttttactcaatctcatgggttctttccccaaatgatttcaaatggtttctaatggCATATATTGATTGTGTTGATGTTAACTTGAtgttttatgatgaaaatactccatgaatCCATGATTTTCCTTCAACTCCTAAAATGTActtttatgaagtgggttttgatgattatgaAGGTTTATGAATGAAACTTGTCAAAAATGCTTTAGGATATAGATTTGCATCATTATGTatgttttggttatattaaattgaaggtttgttaaCGACTTCTAAGCATGGCCATGAAAGGGCAAGTTATGGTTATATTACTTGTGAAATAGAATTGtgtttgaattgttgatccacttgagaggtggaggtgtttacttactatgctTATTGTGATTTATGGCCTCGAAGGCATATTGTGAGTAATTGAACGATGTTCATAATGTTGTATATATAAATGTGATGTGAAGCATGCGTGTGATCTAAATGAATGGAAGATGATCTTGTTTAGAAGCTAATTATGTTAGGATTGAATAATATCTCTCTTTTGACACTTGTAAATGATGGTGAGTATGTGtaaggctattctcacatacacacacacatggATAAATGAAAGAAgtataatgttaatgaatgttGAGTACTATTTGAAAGACTATTCTctattgtactctaatgaatgaaaagacttgttgtgaaaggactttctcacaataaggAGATTCCTAGGTGAAAGGCTATtgtcatctttgaatctatgagatttccattgaatgaatgaatgttgggtttgggatggatgctcatctgagttgaggcggggcatctagtagcaatcccttATCCCATAATAAACAAATGTGATGAATGAAATGTACTCCGTTGAGAATAATGCCAAGCACCGAGTGAATATGGATTGGGATGGGTGCTCATCTCAGTTGAGGCGAGGCacctagtagcaatctcttgagatggatgatCATCTGAGTTGAGGCAGGGCATCTAGAAGCAATCACATTATCCCTTAAACTATGTACCCACATAgatctagctagtggatccatttaaGGCTAAACAAAcgatggttctaccttaggcaagtaggaatccctttattcggtgagggtgacaccgggattccatgtcaagctcacatggtctatgtcgattaaggcttacccccacgaAGAATGTTGATGAACCATGGCTTCTTAAGGATGTACTACTTAGTgtaggtggtggaatgggacgccattcatgcattgcacaattAGGCATTTGAGAGAGCTCACGGTGTGTTTCTTATGATGTTAATGAATGAATGGGCTCTTGTGATGATGtattaatgaagaatgttgagcTAATGTCTAAATGCATGAAAGACCTCtaaatgcttaaatgtaaagacgcatgctatacttggattttattatgagttacttccttgtcatgtcttattgtatatatatgtgccttgtctatggtgacttcaaaggggTACTTAGtttgagtagtagtatgggatgctacttgcagattgcacaagtatgacttagggtggTCTTAGATATTGATCCTAATATGATGATGTGATTCATGTAAGGTTTATATCTCTTGaatgctttattgtgtaaaggttCTTATCTATTGTAGCCTTGAGGAATACCTAGGTGTTGTATAAAGAGGTAGTATGGGCTACCACTTCATGTTTAGATGTTATATGTTGGTACTAGTTGAGCATGACTACTTGTAATGTGAAGATTGATAAATggtaagttcacctttggtgatcttaaggtggtaccttagtgtgggtggtggtatgggacgctactCATACATTGTACAAGGTATAACTggagggttacttaaggtggaggCTCAAGATAAAGGTAAAGGGTTGTATGTGATTTTAGTTcaaatgtgaattatgtgaCTGTATATtt
It encodes the following:
- the LOC125870132 gene encoding uncharacterized protein LOC125870132: MAQANQEVRLRVEPNVSTMASRLRDFTRMNPPILLGSKMNKDPQEFLDEVYKIVQSMGVTAIEKAELAGYQLKNVAEVWYTQWKDNRPLREGPISWEVFKKTFLDRFFPHKKREAKVEEFINLRQGGMSVQEYPLKFTKLSKYAPSLVSDLREEMSRFVTGVSDVIEQGCRAAMLHDNMDISNLMVHAQQVEPRKKNREAKRAKPEEQS